A portion of the Bacillus thuringiensis genome contains these proteins:
- a CDS encoding phosphatase PAP2 family protein, with product MKVSGLYKIECYIFKGINRYFDQKTLNIFFSNITHIGGATFSITLTLFFLIFAKGTLHQAAIATAISLAISHIPVQILKRWYPRKRPYLTIQDAKYPVHPLKDHSFPSGHTTAVFSVFIPFICYNPSLLAFLLPLALCVGISRIYLGLHYPSDVFVGMCLGTCSGIISFYQFIPLFT from the coding sequence ATGAAGGTCAGTGGATTATATAAAATAGAATGTTACATTTTTAAAGGAATTAATCGCTACTTTGATCAAAAAACATTAAATATCTTTTTCAGCAATATTACCCATATCGGTGGTGCTACTTTCTCCATTACACTTACACTTTTCTTTTTAATTTTTGCAAAAGGGACTTTACACCAAGCGGCAATCGCTACTGCTATTTCTTTAGCAATTAGCCATATTCCTGTACAAATATTAAAAAGGTGGTATCCACGAAAACGTCCTTATTTAACAATTCAGGATGCGAAATATCCAGTCCATCCATTAAAAGACCACTCTTTCCCGTCTGGTCATACAACAGCCGTTTTCTCTGTCTTCATTCCATTTATTTGCTATAATCCAAGCTTACTTGCTTTCCTATTACCGTTAGCATTATGCGTCGGTATTTCTCGTATTTATTTAGGGCTTCACTATCCGTCAGATGTATTCGTCGGCATGTGCCTTGGCACTTGCTCTGGCATCATCTCTTTTTATCAATTCATCCCACTTTTCACATAA
- a CDS encoding glycosyltransferase family 4 protein: protein MRVAIFTDTFTPQVNGVAKTLERLTSYFQKEQIAYSVFAPQHTAEDNFVANVNKMRSIPLTILYPECRFSFPTPRIKRELHSFKPDIIHIATPFNMGLCGLYYAKKLNIPVVGSYHTDFDAYLRYYKIEFLTNMLWNYLKWFHSHMQKNFVPSPETLHQLKNKGFQALSIWGRGVDCTLFHPAYNTDLFRKKYNITAKYVLSYVGRIAPEKDIDTLQNLIVKTSHTRNDIHWLIAGDGPLATNLREAVPQTNVTFTGYLQSADLAAAYACSNIMVFPSATETFGNVVLESLACGTPVIGANSGGVKNIITDGKTGILCPPKNEDAFLSSIYSLLQNEEKLEQMGIAASSFAKSKSWDEIFRALLNQYEEVLQHTASELLA, encoded by the coding sequence ATGAGAGTCGCCATTTTTACCGATACTTTTACGCCACAAGTTAACGGGGTTGCGAAAACGTTAGAACGATTAACAAGTTACTTTCAGAAAGAACAGATCGCCTATTCTGTTTTCGCCCCTCAACATACAGCTGAAGATAATTTCGTGGCTAATGTGAACAAGATGAGAAGTATCCCGTTAACAATATTATATCCAGAATGTCGCTTTTCTTTTCCTACTCCGCGTATTAAACGGGAACTTCATTCCTTTAAACCTGACATTATTCACATTGCCACACCTTTCAACATGGGACTTTGTGGACTGTATTACGCCAAAAAGTTAAACATCCCAGTTGTCGGTTCTTATCATACTGATTTCGATGCGTATTTACGCTATTACAAAATTGAATTTCTCACCAATATGCTTTGGAACTATTTAAAATGGTTTCATAGTCATATGCAAAAAAATTTCGTTCCCTCCCCTGAAACATTACATCAATTAAAAAATAAAGGCTTTCAGGCCCTCTCCATTTGGGGACGTGGTGTAGATTGCACACTCTTTCATCCAGCTTACAATACAGACCTATTCCGAAAAAAATATAATATTACAGCGAAGTATGTTCTTTCCTATGTAGGACGAATTGCTCCTGAAAAAGATATTGATACGTTGCAAAACCTTATCGTTAAAACATCGCATACTCGAAACGACATTCATTGGCTCATCGCAGGAGACGGACCTCTAGCAACAAATTTGCGTGAAGCTGTTCCGCAAACAAATGTCACTTTTACTGGCTACTTACAAAGTGCAGATTTAGCCGCTGCATATGCTTGTTCTAACATAATGGTATTTCCATCAGCTACTGAAACATTCGGAAATGTTGTACTTGAATCACTCGCATGTGGCACACCTGTCATTGGTGCAAATAGTGGCGGGGTTAAAAATATTATTACAGATGGAAAAACGGGAATTCTTTGTCCCCCTAAAAATGAGGATGCATTTCTATCATCCATTTATTCTTTATTGCAAAATGAAGAAAAACTTGAGCAAATGGGAATAGCAGCTTCATCTTTTGCGAAATCAAAAAGCTGGGATGAGATCTTTCGCGCCTTACTTAACCAGTATGAAGAAGTCCTTCAGCATACCGCATCAGAGTTACTTGCTTAA
- a CDS encoding molybdenum cofactor biosynthesis protein B translates to MSVTEHKKQAPKEVRCKIVTISDTRTEETDKSGQLLHKLLKEAGHTVTSYEIVKDDKESIQQAVLAGYHREDVDVVLTNGGTGITKRDVTIEAVSALLDKEIVGFGELFRMISYLEDIGSSAMLSRAIGGTIGRKVVFSMPGSSGAVRLAMNKLILPELGHITFELHRQ, encoded by the coding sequence ATGAGTGTAACTGAACATAAAAAACAAGCTCCAAAAGAAGTGCGTTGCAAGATTGTTACGATTTCCGATACACGTACGGAAGAAACAGATAAGAGCGGACAATTATTACATAAATTATTAAAAGAGGCAGGACATACAGTGACCTCTTATGAAATTGTAAAAGATGATAAAGAAAGTATTCAGCAAGCAGTGTTAGCTGGTTATCATAGGGAAGACGTAGATGTTGTATTAACAAATGGCGGTACTGGTATTACGAAGCGTGATGTAACAATCGAAGCAGTGTCAGCATTATTAGATAAAGAGATTGTCGGGTTTGGTGAGCTGTTCCGCATGATTAGTTATTTAGAAGATATCGGAAGCAGCGCAATGTTAAGTAGAGCAATCGGCGGTACAATTGGACGTAAAGTAGTTTTCTCGATGCCAGGGTCGAGCGGAGCGGTTCGTCTTGCGATGAATAAATTAATTTTACCGGAATTAGGCCATATTACATTTGAGCTGCATCGCCAATGA
- a CDS encoding molybdenum cofactor guanylyltransferase, translated as MSKWAGIVLAGGMSSRFGEPKALASWRDSTFIELILKVMTSALQEVVVISHSDIKERVEQFVQVPVIEDIPHYKGNGPLAGIVSGMEYIEADWYAIMPCDAPNVSHEWFTILLEQTSNEYDAVVPIINGRKQPLLAAYHNRVKEKIYALLQEEKRSMGQLLSQCNVKYVAGEDVQANTDWFINVNTKEEYVQAQKDLSNE; from the coding sequence ATGAGTAAGTGGGCTGGAATTGTATTAGCGGGCGGTATGTCGAGTAGATTCGGTGAGCCAAAAGCGTTAGCGAGCTGGCGAGATAGTACTTTTATTGAGCTTATTTTGAAAGTGATGACAAGTGCGCTCCAAGAAGTTGTAGTCATCAGTCACTCTGATATAAAAGAGCGAGTAGAGCAATTCGTACAAGTTCCTGTTATAGAAGATATTCCGCACTATAAAGGAAATGGGCCGCTTGCCGGCATTGTATCAGGAATGGAATACATAGAAGCAGATTGGTACGCTATTATGCCTTGCGATGCGCCAAATGTTTCGCATGAATGGTTTACCATTTTACTAGAGCAAACGAGCAATGAATATGATGCGGTTGTACCTATTATTAATGGAAGAAAACAGCCGCTACTTGCAGCGTATCATAACCGCGTGAAAGAAAAGATTTATGCTTTACTTCAGGAAGAGAAAAGAAGTATGGGGCAGCTTTTATCACAATGTAATGTGAAGTATGTTGCTGGAGAAGATGTACAAGCGAATACAGATTGGTTTATAAATGTAAATACAAAAGAAGAATATGTGCAGGCTCAAAAAGACCTTTCAAATGAATGA